In Ipomoea triloba cultivar NCNSP0323 chromosome 7, ASM357664v1, a single genomic region encodes these proteins:
- the LOC116025427 gene encoding AP-1 complex subunit gamma-2-like, translating to MNPFSSGTRLRDMIRSIRACKTAAEERAVVRKECAAIRAAISENDHDYRHRNLAKLMFIHMLGYPTHFGQMECLKLIASPGFPEKRIGYLGLMLLLDERQEVLMLVTNSIKQDLNHGNQYIVGLALCALGNICSAEMARDLAPEVERLLQFRDPNIRKKAALCSIRIIKKVPDLAENFINAAVSLLKEKHHGVLITGIQLCTDLCKVSTEALEHFRKKCTDGLVKVLKDVVNSPYAPEYDISGITDPFLHIRLLRLLRILGQGDADASDSMNDILAQVATKTESNKNAGNSILYECVATIMSIEDNGGLRVLAINILGRFLSNRDNNIRYVALNMLMRAITVDSQAVQRHRTTIIECVKDSDPSIRKRALELVYLLVNETNVKPLTKELIEYLEASDLEFRGDLTAKICSIVEKFYPEKIWYIDQMLKVLSEAGNYVKDEVWHALIVVITNAPNLHGYAVRSLYRVLKTAGEQEILVRVAVWCIGEYGEMLIANKGMLDIEELVTVTESDAVDVVVTALKSHSTDLTTRAMCLVALLKLSSRFSSCSKKINDIIVQYKGSFVLELQQRAIEFNSIISMHQNIRPTLLERMPVLDEASYSGRRAGSVAAAVSTSQGPSVKVPNGVAKSAAAAAPLVDLLDLSSDDVPAAPSSSGGDFLQDLLGVDLSPATSLPGSNHVQKSGTDVLLDLLSIGTPPPQNSSPSTELVLINENNKSSVDLLDRLSSPSAPLAQNSSPVGISPVMDLLDGISSPAALENNGPEYPSIIAFESSSIKLMFNFSKQPGNPQTTVIEATFTNKSENVFTDFIFQAAVPKFLQLHLDPASSNTLPATGNGSITQKLRVTNSQHGKKSLVMRLRVGYKMNGKDVLEEGQINNFPRGL from the exons ATGAATCCTTTCTCCTCCGGCACCCGCCTCAG GGACATGATTCGTTCCATACGTGCATGCAAAACTGCAGCAGAAGAGCGTGCTGTAGTGAGAAAAGAGTGTGCTGCTATTCGAGCGGCAATCAGTGAGAATGATCACGATTATAGGCATCGTAATCTCGCAAAGCTCATGTTTATTCACATGCTAGGCTATCCCACACACTTTGGTCAAATGGAATGCTTGAAGTTAATTGCATCTCCAGGATTCCCCGAGAAAAGAATAGGATATCTTGGCCTTATGTTGCTCCTTGATGAAAGACAAGAAGTTCTAATGTTGGTCACCAATTCAATAAAACA AGATCTTAACCACGGTAATCAATATATTGTTGGACTTGCTCTTTGTGCCCTGGGAAATATCTGTTCTGCGGAAATGGCACGTGATCTTGCCCCAGAAGTTGAAAGATTGCTTCAGTTTAGAGATCCAAATATTCGTAAAAAA GCAGCATTATGCTCTATAAGGATTATAAAGAAAGTTCCAGATCTCGcagaaaattttataaatgcTGCAGTCTCCTTACTGAAAGAGAAGCACCATGGAGTTCTAATAACTGGTATCCAGCTTTGCACAGATCTATGTAAAGTCAGCACAGAGGCTCTTGAACATTTTAGAAAG AAATGCACAGATGGCTTAGTCAAAGTTCTAAAGGATGTTGTAAATAGCCCATATGCACCTGAGTATGACATATCTGGGATCACAGATCCTTTTCTTCATATACGTTTGCTCAGGCTGTTGCGTATTTTGGGACAAGGCGATGCCGATGCAAGTGATTCTATGAATGACATTCTGGCACAG GTAGCAACAAAAACTGAATCCAACAAGAATGCTGGCAATTCCATCCTTTATGAATGCGTTGCAACTATTATGAGTATTGAAGATAATGGTGGCCTACGTGTGCTTGCTATCAATATCCTTGGGAGATTTTTATCCAACCGTGACAACAATATCAG ATATGTGGCATTGAACATGCTGATGAGAGCAATTACGGTAGATAGTCAAGCAGTGCAGAGGCATCGAACAACAATTATAGAATGTGTAAAG GATTCAGATCCTTCAATCCGCAAAAGGGCCCTTGAGCTTGTCTATCTTCTAGTCAATGAAACCAATGTGAAGCCTTTGACCAAGGAACTTATTGAATATCTGGAAGCGAGTGACCTGGAATTTAGGGGAGATCTCACTGCCAAAATTTGCTCCATTGTAGAGAA GTTTTACCCAGAGAAAATTTGGTACATTGATCAGATGCTCAAGGTTCTATCTGAG GCTGGAAATTATGTTAAGGATGAAGTTTGGCATGCACTCATTGTGGTGATTACCAATGCTCCCAACCTCCATGGATATGCAGTACGATCTTTATATAGGGTACTGAAAACTGCAGGAGAACAG gaAATTCTTGTTAGAGTTGCGGTTTGGTGCATTGGAGAATATGGGGAAATGTTGATTGCTAATAAAGGAATGCTTGATATAGAAGAACTTGTGACT GTAACTGAATCAGATGCTGTGGATGTTGTAGTGACTGCACTCAAGAGCCATTCCACCGACCTCACTACTCGGGCAATGTGTCTGGTTGCTTTGTTGAAGCTGTCGAGTCGTTTTTCATCTTGTTCTAA GAAGATAAATGACATAATTGTTCAATATAAGGGAAGTTTTGTGCTTGAACTTCAACAGAGAGCTattgaattcaattctattatTTCAATGCACCAAAATATCAG GCCTACATTATTAGAAAGGATGCCAGTCCTAGATGAAGCAAGCTATAGTGGAAGGAGGGCTGGCTCTGTGGCAGCAGCTGTGTCAACTTCACAAGGGCCATCTGTTAAAGTCCCAAATGGAGTTGCCAAGtcagctgctgctgctgctcctCTTGTTGATTTACTTGATCTTAGCTCAGATGATGTTCCAGCAGCACCTAGCTCTTCTGGCGGGGACTTCCTTCAGGATCTTCTTGGAGTTGATTTGTCACCAGCTACTTCACTACCAG GTTCAAATCATGTGCAAAAAAGTGGGACCGATGTCCTGCTGGATCTCCTGTCAATTGGAACACCTCCACCTCAAAACAGTAGTCCATCTACTGAGCTGGTACTTATCAATGAAAACAACAAAAGTTCGGTAGATCTATTAGATAGGTTGTCCTCACCTTCTGCACCTTTGGCACAAAACTCTTCTCCTGTTGGAATCTCTCCAGTGATGGATTTGTTGGATGGGATCTCTAGTCCCGCTGCTCTTG AAAACAATGGTCCAGAATATCCATCAATTATCGCATTTGAGAGTAGTTCtataaaattaatgttcaacTTCTCAAAGCAGCCCGGAAATCCACAAACAACAGTTATCGAGGCTACTTTTACAAACAAATCAGAAAATGTATTCACAGACTTCATCTTCCAGGCTGCTGTCCCAAAG TTTCTTCAACTGCATTTGGATCCAGCCAGCAGCAACACGCTTCCTGCAACCGGCAATGGATCAATTACACAGAAATTAAGGGTCACAAACAGCCAACATGGCAAG AAATCCCTTGTCATGCGCTTAAGGGTAGGCTATAAGATGAATGGCAAAGACGTTTTGGAGGAAGGACAAATCAACAACTTCCCACGTGGCTTGTAA
- the LOC116024519 gene encoding polygalacturonase-like, producing MWSKLLCALPFVLFLVAYPGESAEINVAAKPNVDVASELLNAWKEGCAATTASTIVIPKGTYLMTQVVLAGPCKAPIELQILGTLEAPADDKTLDTSKEWLTVQYVDGFTLTGGGIFDGQGTATWEHNDCKKTKSCNLLPNNLSFNFLTNSLIRNIVSLDSKLFHVHVLGGKNITFDHLAIKAPGTSHYTDGIHVAKVTDVTIMNSVIGTGDDCISVGDGTQNLVVKGVVCGPGHGISINVGKSPGEEPVKGVHVQDCKFIGTDNGLRIITWPNSHPGEISDVHYEHIEMEDVDNPILIDQEYCPHRKCPKDKEKPSQVKISKVSYKKISGASGTDVAVSFTCSSAVPCEGVEVSDINLTFNGAPAKSICSNIKPVSSGKIVPPLCT from the exons atgtggTCAAAACTTCTTTGTGCCTTGCCATTTGTGTTATTCTTGGTGGCATATCCAGGGGAGAGTGCAGAAATAAACGTTGCTGCAAAACCTAATGTAGATGTTGCCTCG GAATTATTGAATGCTTGGAAGGAAGGATGTGCGGCAACAACTGCAAGCACTATTGTGATCCCGAAAGGCACATATCTAATGACCCAAGTTGTACTTGCTGGTCCATGCAAAGCCCCGATTGAGCTTCAAATTTTGGGCACCTTGGAAGCCCCTGCTGATGATAAGACCCTCGATACCTCCAAGGAATGGTTAACTGTCCAATACGTTGATGGTTTCACACTTACGGGTGGTGGTATTTTTGATGGCCAAGGAACTGCTACTTGGGAACATAATGATTGCAAGAAAACTAAATCTTGCAATTTGCTTCCAAAC AATTTGAGCTTCAATTTCTTAACAAACTCTTTGATTCGAAACATAGTTTCTCTAGATAGCAAATTGTTCCATGTTCATGTTTTGGGCGGTAAAAACATAACGTTCGATCATCTTGCTATTAAAGCGCCCGGGACTAGTCACTACACCGATGGGATCCATGTTGCAAAAGTAACTGATGTTACCATAATGAATAGCGTTATAGGAACGGGAGATGATTGCATCTCAGTCGGGGATGGGACACAAAACCTTGTCGTCAAAGGAGTGGTATGTGGGCCTGGACATGGCATCAGTATAAACGTTGGCAAGAGCCCTGGTGAAGAACCAGTGAAGGGTGTGCATGTGCAGGACTGCAAATTTATTGGAACAGATAACGGTCTTAGAATTATAACATGGCCTAATTCTCATCCTGGAGAAATATCCGATGTACACTACGAGCATATAGAGATGGAAGACGTCGATAATCCAATTCTGATTGATCAAGAATATTGTCCGCATAGAAAATGCCCGAAAGACAAAGAG AAACCATCGCAAGTAAAGATAAGCAAAGTAAGCTATAAGAAAATAAGCGGCGCTTCTGGAACAGACGTTGCAGTGAGCTTTACGTGCAGTAGTGCGGTGCCATGCGAAGGCGTTGAGGTCAGCGACATTAACTTGACCTTCAACGGAGCTCCTGCAAAATctatatgttcaaatattaaGCCTGTTTCAAGTGGAAAGATAGTTCCTCCTTTGTGCACCTAA